DNA from Lemur catta isolate mLemCat1 chromosome 7, mLemCat1.pri, whole genome shotgun sequence:
TAGCCGCCGGCCTCTGGAGGCTCTGAGCCTTGCCCCAGAGACGTCCCAGCCCCTCCAGGACCTGACAGTCCCTCCTGTTCCCGGCCGCCAGTCTGGAAGTCCCATCCGCCCCCACTGCCCACAGTGACCCCTAGTTGTCCCCTCCCCAGCTTTGAAGACCAAATTAGGGCCACTCTCGTCCTCACCCACTCCCACCCAGTAGAGTGGAGTACTTTCCTCCAGGAGAGCCGAGAGCCCTCTTCTAGCCTGGCCTTCTTTGGATCCGGGATCAAATATCACTTGTCCCTAACAGTGCCCAAACGTGAGATCCCCAAGGAGTGGCGTGGCCTCCTACCCTGGCTCTACAGCTGGCTGGGTCACTGCTTACCTTGGTGACCATGAGTACCCGCTGCTCCACCCCTTGGGCCCATCCACACCGTCCCCACCCCGTGCAAAGGCTGGTCGTCGCTAGGATTGTCAGTGGCCTGAAGGATGCCCCCGCCAACTCATCCCTTGCGCGTCCCCTCCCATCCCTAGCCCTCTGGCACAGAGGGTGAACCTGTTAGAGGAGTGGTGGGGCTGCCCGGGGAATGGGAcagagttgttttctttttcctgtttttgtgtTCCTTTTCTCTGAAAACTTGTAATTTATTGAGGTAAGTTTTGCTCAATccaaataaaacttaatttattgAAGACATCACACCGGCAACCCTTCTGAGTGCCCAAGGTGGGGATAGGCTGCCTGCAAGAACCCTGTCCCCGTTACAACAAGGAACCCCGACCCCCGGCCGCTGCATCCCCAGTGCAGGGCAGTATAGACCAGGAGACCGTAAGAACTAAGCAAACTGGCACTTTATGGCCAATATTCTGCCCACCCAACGATCCCAATAATATTAAGatgccctccctccccaaacccacaCAGAAAAGCTTAAATAAACCCCAGCCCGGTCCTAGGGCTATTCCTTCATTTCCGGACGGACACCCCTCAGTGGGGGTTTCGGGAGGTCCTAGCAGAACTCCTCCCCTGTAGTTCAGGCCCTGCAGAGGGCAGCAAAAACAGCGCTGAAAGTGGGGGCCCAGACGTACCCAGCTGGACCCCCACGGACACCCTTGGGGCTGGGGGGGGTGTCCAGAAAAGGAGAACAGCACCAGAGTAACCAGGGTCCTTGGTAACCATGGCAACTGACCTCCGCAGCCGTGGCCCTTAAAGGGGCGGGGCAGGATACTCTCATTAGGGCATTCCAAGTAATTGGGCAGTGGGGAAGGCAGATCCCCAATAAATAGGCAGAGAGGGACTGCCCCGCCCCTTAGAACTTTCCAACCCTGGGGCGATAGCTGGGCCTTCCGAGGGTGGGGAGAGGCGCTGAGTTCGTCGCAGCTTTGAGGTGCCTCCGAGATCACTTGCTAAGCTGCAAGGTGTCCAGAAGGAGGCGCTTGTGAGCCGGGTCCTGCACCCCAGCTTCCTCCAGGTCCTCCTCGGTGATGTCACTGTGGGAATAAAAGAGGCTAAGAGAAGAGCTGGGGATTCCTGAGGGCTCCTAGCCCCGGCCCCGGCTCCTGGCCCACCCCTCCGCCTCCGGGCCCGCCCCACCTGAGAAACTCCAGGTCGTCCCAGCCATTGTGCACCAGGCCCTCCTCATAGCGCTCCAAGCCGATGGCCCGCAGCCAGGCACCCATGCCCGCCTCGCCCAGCCCGCCGGCCCGCCCGCCCTGCGGGCACGGAGCCTGAGGAAACGGCATGTCAGAGGGAGCACTAAGGTGCCCCCCCCAACACCTGCTGACAGACACATTCTACCGCCTGCTCTCTGGGGAAGGGAGGCAACGACTGGGGCCGATTCATGTGTCCCCCCGCCCCCAACTCCCCAGTGCCCACGTCAAGGCAGAGGGAACACCAGTGAATGCCGAGTGGTGGAATGAAAAGCTAGCGCAGGCCATGAGCAGGCACACTCCTCGGGCACACGCAGCCAGCCACCGCTAGTCCACACACCTCCTCCGCCAGGTCCTCCTGAATGCTCTCTCGGATGCGGGGCGGAGGGAAGCTGAGGGGCCGGCCATAGTCCGAGGGCAGTCCCCGGGGTGGCTGCAGCTCCAGGGGGCTTGGGAGGAGTGCTGAGCGTCCGGGCCCCGCAGGAGCATAATCCACCTCGCTCAGGGTCTTGGCCATCTGCAGCACTGAGCAGGACCGGTCATCTCCACCGGCTACTTCTCCCAGGAAGGTGCTGGTGGGTGAAGGgctggggggcagtgggggcCTTGGATGGGCCTTGGGAGGTGGTGGGCCTCGAGCCTCACCCCCACTGCGGCCCCGGACCATTGGCCCTGGCAAAGGATCCAGGCTGGGGGGTAGGAAGATGGCTGAGTCTGGCAGTGGTGGGGGTGGAAAGTCTGGAGGGGGGAGTGTGCCCCCAGACTCCTCATCTGATGAACTCCCCTCTCCCACACGAGGGGGCTGGTGGCGCCCAAGCTGTGGAGCGGGCACTGTGATGGCCACTTTGTTCTTGGTGGCAGGTGGCACAGGGGCCCTGGCAGGTGAGGGTGGCTCCGGGGGCAGCAGCTGGTGTGGGACCCCTTCAAGGACGTAGTAGGCAGGGTTATTGAAGCTGTTCTTGGGTGGGGGGGGTGCCACCCCTTCCGGTTCAGGAGCCCCCTCTGGCTTCAACCTGGGTTTGGGAGCAGGGTAACTAAGTCAGGACCCGGAAACCCAAGGCAAAGGCAATGGGCAGAGTGGAGGGAAAACTGGACAGGAGTCAGAAGAGACAAGGGCCCCTGGTCCTAGACTTTTCACGTGACCTTGAACACATCATTTGCCCTCTCCCacccttggtttcctcatctgtaaagttagGAAAAAGGAGGCTTTGAATGAATAACCCTAAACTCTCTTGCCTCACTTAAGATTCTCAAATCTTTTATAACTTTGTAACTCTGAGAACAGAGGTGCCAGAAGACAGGGCACATACAGCCTCCAAAGAGAGCAGCCAGCCAGACTTAGCCTCTCGAGGCAGCCAAGGTTGATCTACTGAGGAATCGAACTCAGGGACTCAGGTTGGTTTTACTCAAGCCTGGGGATAAAAGCCAGGTAGCTGATAACAGCTGAAGATGAGTGAAAAAGCACTAAATTGTACCTAGGAGTTCTTAAGTTCAAGTGACAATTGGATAATTCGAAAGCAAGCCTCACTTTCCCAAAGTGTGGCACGCAGAACACTAGTCCCCCAGGACGTTAACAGTCACTACATGGAAAAAATGTTTCCTGGCCCATTAAGTTTGGGGAAACTATATTATACAGAGTTGAAAAGAGGTTTCCTTCCTGTCCACATGCTCAGAGCTTTTGCTAATGTTAATGTGCACTGGGAATAGCTAAGAAAAGAATCTAGCAAGAAGCGTTTCCCAAACTCATCTGACCACAAACCATTTCTAGCAGGGCCTCTTGTAGGATAGAGTTCCACAGAACGCACCTTGGGAAATCCTGTACCAAGCCACATGCCTCTTCCAGACAGAAGGCTCAAGCTAGGTCTGTTTACACGGAGGgaacagttttaaaaacaatttctaattCCACTTTTAAAGGCAGAATTGAGAGGAAAGGCTGACTTCTCCCTTTGACTCAGAGAGCCACACCTAACAGAGGCCTGGCTGGCCAGAGTGGCCACAGGCATAGGGCCACGGCACCTCCATCCACGGGGCGGCAGAGCACCCAAACAGCAGATGCTCCCCAGGCTGGCCCTGAGAGCCAAGCCTGGTAGTGGATAAAGCTGGAGTTGGGGGACAGCAGGTTCCGCCTCTCACCTGGGGGTCAAGGGCTCCTCCCGGGGTGctcggggtggggctgggggcctcCCAGTTGGTGGCGGTTTCTCTGGTTCTTCGAATAACTTGGACAGTGGGCAGGAGGCCTCTGTGGAGGCTGGCTTACGGCTCCCTGACCTGCCAGGGGTGCACAGGAGAGCAGAGATGAAGGATGAAGTGGGGCTGACTAAAACCTCCCAGGGACCCCTTCATGTGACATCCAACACAGCCCCAACTAACCTGGGCTCTTGGCTGCCTCGGGACACAGAGGGGGCTTTGCTCTTTGCTCCTGCCTCATCCTTGTCAATGCTGATCCactctggggggtggggtggggaagggacacTCAGAGGGGACTTGTGCTCCTGGACCCCACAGACACCCACTGGGCCTGCCAGCCCCTTCCCAGCTACTCCTCTGGGCAGGCCCACCCCCAGCTGTGGCTGCAGACCCTCCAAGTAGCCCAGGGATTCCAACATGCCGCACCCCTGAGTCCTCCCCTCCTAGACCTGTCCACACCACCCCATCTCATGCCCCACACCCCTCGTAACGTAGCCCCCACCGTAGAGCCGCTCACGGGTGCCCAAGCGCTCCGTGGGCACCCGCACCTTCATGGAGCCACGGATGTTGCCTGTCTCCTCGCCTCGGTGGGACAGGAAGGTCAGGAACTGCTGGGCTGTGCTGCCAATCATGGACTTAAGTGCAACCACACACTCCCCTGAGGAGCAGATGGGACAGACCAGGAAGTTGCCAAGCCATTCTAGGACCCTACCTGGCTTCCTGTACCCCTCGactcccctcacccctcaccatAGGATTCGTAGCCATCCATGGACTTGACTGTGAGCAGGAGGTGCTGGTCCTGCAGGTACTCGATGTCAGCCAGAATTGGCTTgagctgggaaggggagaggccCAGTGAGGAGCAAAGCCCAACCCCTACCCCTTACCCCTCCTACATGCTGCCCTGACAGCGCTTACCCCCTACCCTTGAGTCATGTGGGCTCACTCACACTCAACTCTTAAGGATCCCAAACCCTTAATGTAGAAGGCACAGCCGTGCATGGGCCTTTAGCACTTAGCATCACTGTAACTAATTAATTTTCTGTGTCCCCAGTGGCCAAAACAGAACCTGACATTTAGCAAAGACTCAAGaggtatttgctgaatgagtgaatgaacaaactgCAACGTGGTTCTGCACTCCCAAACAAAGCAAATGCCCTTATCCTCACTCGTGCCCAGCCAAACACATATGTGCACTCACGCATGCGCAGAAGCTCTGCCGGCCCCACCCTCCCGCCCAGGCAAGCTCAACATGCTCTTCTGGGGACCTCTCCGCGCCCTCACCCACAGGCGCAGGCCCTGCCCACAGCCTCACCGTGGGCAGCTGGCGGGAAGACCACTGCACTTTGAGGAAGTTGATGTTGTCACTGCTCTGTGCATCATTCTCGAAGCTCTTCTTATACTCTGGAGTAGGGACAGGGGACACCCAACTGAGTACCACCTCCGGGCCTCCCCTCCCAAAAGTAGGGGGCTGACTGCTCTGGacacctcctgccctcccaccGCCCTTGGcccacacccagccctgggccccgccTCTGACCCTCCAGGCAGGTGGAGTAGAACTCAATGAAGAACTTGGTGCGGCTGGCTGTCTTCACAATGGCCTCGATGCTCTCAAACTCAATGTAGGCCTGGTCCGAAGTCTTTGAGAGCCCTGAGTATGCGAAGAGGGCAGATAGGAGGGCTAAGAGGGCACGAGAGGATCACAGGAGGAACAGGACAGAaaggcccagccctggggctgTGGCAGAGCAGGAGGCAAGGCCAGGAGGTGCTGAAccagagcaaagagacaacccCAGGATGAAAACCCCAGAGGCGGCAGCTGGGGACCAGAATGCATATGGGCTTAACCCCCAACACCCTGCCACCCCTCCAGGCACACGCAGTGGCATGCATGTGGCCCCAGGCAGACACAGACAGGTATGTGTACACTCATGCATCTACACACACACTTGGGGGCACATGCCTCTCGTGACAGCCCAGGTGCTCAGACAACCTCACACACATTTTCAGAAACACTCCTGCACTCACGTGtacacacacgcaaacacacacagacacttaTGCAGAATCAAACCTATGCACATCCTTAGGCCACCACCGGGGCCCACCCAGATGTATGCCACATCCACAAGAACATCCAGGACTGTCACCTTTCTTGGAGATGAACTGAGAGGTAACTCCAACCTCAAATGTCCCAAATACAGGGGAGTGGTCGCTGGTGACGATGTCATCAGTGCAACCTGGGCGGGGGGATAGAAATGGGGGCTCAGAAGGAACATCCCTACTCTCTGCTCCCGCCTCCCAAAGTTAGGGCAGCGTCTGGACAGTGACCACCTGGGATCTCCCATCACCCTGCCCAGGAGCCTCTCACCATAGGAATTACAGATGATGTGAGTTTCAGGGTAGGATTTCCACAGAATCCGGTCACACCATGAAGGCACGTTGGTCCGGACCTGGGGCAGGGGTTGGCAGCATAGTCAGAGGAGACAGCTGGGGACTGCTAGGCACGGGCCCCACCCCAGAACAGGGGTGTCCCCACACTTCTGTTACACTGGGCCCCAGCACCCACCTCCTTCCTGGGATCCTCACAACACCAGGATCACCCAAAGGCCTCAGAGGGGCCACGGAGGCTGGAGTAGCAACTGGAGAGGCCCAGACCCTTGACCTCCCACCACTCCTGATTCACTGCAGGCCTGGGGGCCCCCAAGGCCTATGTCTTTCTTGGCTCACCCCAGTTGGCTTCTGCTTGTGCCAGGCATATGTGTCCCGGGAACCCCGCTCATAGCGGTAGGTGGGTGGGAAGGAGATCTCCTCCTCACCTAAGGAAAGCAGGGGACAGGTGGGGCTCAGGGTCCTGAAACCCAGAGATGCCGCAAGCCCCCTAGCCCTCAGAGACCACCTGCCAGGCCCACACTCACTGAATCGAAGGAAGACCTTGTGCTTCTCCCGCTCCAAGTTGAGCTGGTCCACCCTGAGCAGGGGCTCAAACTCCTTCCTACTGATGTAGTTCAGGATCTCCTGAGGTGGGGGACACACGGGATGGAGACGTTCCTCCTGCGCCAGAGCCAGGGTGATAGCCCTTCTGGCCCCCAGCCTCCCTTCAGCCACCAGCAGGGCCCTGCTCACACCTGGATATCCATGTCCAGGCGGTAGTTGAGGTCCCCAAACCAGAAGAGGTGAGTGAAGCGCAGGGAGATGTCAAAGGCACTGAGCTGCCGGTCGCCCAGCGAGAGCAGCCGCAGAATGTCCAGGTAGTTCTGGTTCCGCCTATGGTGAGGGGTGGGGATAGGTCCCCAGGGTCAGGAGTCAGGCATAAGTGGACATGTAAGAAGTCTCTGGGGTCAGGGTCAGGAACAGACAGAGGGTCTGAGTGGGGataggggaggagaaggggctcTATGGGGACAGGGACGTAGGAGGGCCGTGCACTGCGACATGGGAGAAGGAACAGGCCTCAGTTGCACAGGGGATGGGTGTGAAGAGACCACTGGGAAGGCGACCCCTCACCGAGCGGTCTTCTCATTTCCCGAGGTGAGATGACAATTCACAAAGCCAAATGAGGTGCCATTGAACATGAAGGAGACGCCCACAGCTCCCTTGTTCCCTGTCAGGGCGAGCAAGAGAGGAAGGCCTGGGTCACCCTCAGAGGACTCCCGACTCTTCTCCTCTGCCCCTCAAAGCAGCAGAGAGAGgatcctcccccccacccccatgcccagATGCTATGAGGCAGGCAGGCCTCTGAACACACACCCACACCTTCCCTGGGGACCCCATGGGGCACACATGGTCTGTCTGGATGGCCTGAGTTTGCTGGTGTGTGTGAGCAGTGTCCCTGGAGGTCACAGGAGATCCCACAGGTGAAACTGAAAGGCCCTGCAGATCCTGAGCTGTCTGGGGGAGCAAGCCCAGTAGCCTGGGCACTGGGCCTGGCTCCACCTCTTACTTGCAGTGTGGCCTTGGACAGGTCACTCAACCACTCTGGTTTGagttttatcatctataaaaagggGTAAGTGTCCTAGCCTTGCCTTCCTGGTAGGGCTAGAAGAGATTTAGAATATGAATacgattttcttttttttgaaacagagtcccGATCTGTTGCCCGGGGTTGGGGTgccacggtgtcagcctagcaacctcaaactcctggctcaagtgatcctcccgcctcagcctccgaagtagctgggattataggcacttgccaccacacctaattttttctgattttagtagagatggggtcttgctcttgctcaggctggtctcgaactcctgagctcaagcgatccacccacctcggcctcccagagtgctaggattacaggcgtgagccactgcgcttggccCTGAATATGCTTTTCAAAGTTCAGAGTGCCCTATATATGGGGAGGCTGAGACCACCTAAAAGGGGAAGCTCCAGGGctggagaggaagcaggagacacagacacagggaTCCTACCACCCTCCACAGCCCACCCTGCTTACCCAGGGTGTTGGCAATGCCAGTCTTCACACTGGACGTACTGACATGGCTGATGCGGTTCTCGTGCTCTGGCTTGACCAGCACAGCCACCTTGATGTTCCACAGTGACTGCATGGCAATCTGGGTAGAAGGTGTGGGGTCACCCCTGCCCTGGGGCACCCACTGTCTGCATTCGCCCCTGGCCTACGGTATAGACTG
Protein-coding regions in this window:
- the INPPL1 gene encoding phosphatidylinositol 3,4,5-trisphosphate 5-phosphatase 2 isoform X1 yields the protein MASACGAPAPGAAGLGVALGSPAPAWYHRDLSRAAAEELLARAGRDGSFLVRDSESVAGAFALCVLYQKHVHTYRILPDGEDFLAVQTSQGVPVRRFQTLGELIGLYTQPNQGLVCALLLPVEGEREPDLPDDRDASDGEDEKPPLPPRSGSTSISAPARPSSPPPASETPTTPAAESAPNGLSTVSHEYLKGSYGLDLEAVRGGASNLPHLTRTLATSCRRLHSEVDKVLSGLEILSKVFDQQSSPMVTRLLQQQNLPQTGEQELESLVLKLSVLKDFLSGIQKKALKALQDMSSTAPPAPLQPSIRKAKTIPVQAFEVKLDVTLGDLTKIGKSQKFTLSVDVEGGRLVLLRRQRDSQEDWTTFTHDRIRQLIKSQRVQNKLGVVFEKEKDRTQRKDFIFVSARKREAFCQLLQLMKNKHSKQDEPDMISVFIGTWNMGSVPPPKNVTSWFTSKGLGKTLDEVTVTIPHDIYVFGTQENSVGDREWLDLLRGGLKELTDLDYRPIAMQSLWNIKVAVLVKPEHENRISHVSTSSVKTGIANTLGNKGAVGVSFMFNGTSFGFVNCHLTSGNEKTARRNQNYLDILRLLSLGDRQLSAFDISLRFTHLFWFGDLNYRLDMDIQEILNYISRKEFEPLLRVDQLNLEREKHKVFLRFSEEEISFPPTYRYERGSRDTYAWHKQKPTGVRTNVPSWCDRILWKSYPETHIICNSYGCTDDIVTSDHSPVFGTFEVGVTSQFISKKGLSKTSDQAYIEFESIEAIVKTASRTKFFIEFYSTCLEEYKKSFENDAQSSDNINFLKVQWSSRQLPTLKPILADIEYLQDQHLLLTVKSMDGYESYGECVVALKSMIGSTAQQFLTFLSHRGEETGNIRGSMKVRVPTERLGTRERLYEWISIDKDEAGAKSKAPSVSRGSQEPRSGSRKPASTEASCPLSKLFEEPEKPPPTGRPPAPPRAPREEPLTPRLKPEGAPEPEGVAPPPPKNSFNNPAYYVLEGVPHQLLPPEPPSPARAPVPPATKNKVAITVPAPQLGRHQPPRVGEGSSSDEESGGTLPPPDFPPPPLPDSAIFLPPSLDPLPGPMVRGRSGGEARGPPPPKAHPRPPLPPSPSPTSTFLGEVAGGDDRSCSVLQMAKTLSEVDYAPAGPGRSALLPSPLELQPPRGLPSDYGRPLSFPPPRIRESIQEDLAEEAPCPQGGRAGGLGEAGMGAWLRAIGLERYEEGLVHNGWDDLEFLSDITEEDLEEAGVQDPAHKRLLLDTLQLSK
- the INPPL1 gene encoding phosphatidylinositol 3,4,5-trisphosphate 5-phosphatase 2 isoform X2, with translation MASACGAPAPGAAGLGVALGSPAPAWYHRDLSRAAAEELLARAGRDGSFLVRDSESVAGAFALCVLYQKHVHTYRILPDGEDFLAVQTSQGVPVRRFQTLGELIGLYTQPNQGLVCALLLPVEGEREPDLPDDRDASDGEDEKPPLPPRSGSTSISAPARPSSPPPASETPTTPAAESAPNGLSTVSHEYLKGSYGLDLEAVRGGASNLPHLTRTLATSCRRLHSEVDKVLSGLEILSKVFDQQSSPMVTRLLQQQNLPQTGEQELESLVLKLSVLKDFLSGIQKKALKALQDMSSTAPPAPLQPSIRKAKTIPVQAFEVKLDVTLGDLTKIGKSQKFTLSVDVEGGRLVLLRRQRDSQEDWTTFTHDRIRQLIKSQRVQNKLGVVFEKEKDRTQRKDFIFVSARKREAFCQLLQLMKNKHSKQDEPDMISVFIGTWNMGSVPPPKNVTSWFTSKGLGKTLDEVTVTIPHDIYVFGTQENSVGDREWLDLLRGGLKELTDLDYRPIAMQSLWNIKVAVLVKPEHENRISHVSTSSVKTGIANTLGNKGAVGVSFMFNGTSFGFVNCHLTSGNEKTARRNQNYLDILRLLSLGDRQLSAFDISLRFTHLFWFGDLNYRLDMDIQEILNYISRKEFEPLLRVDQLNLEREKHKVFLRFSEEEISFPPTYRYERGSRDTYAWHKQKPTGVRTNVPSWCDRILWKSYPETHIICNSYGCTDDIVTSDHSPVFGTFEVGVTSQFISKKGLSKTSDQAYIEFESIEAIVKTASRTKFFIEFYSTCLEEYKKSFENDAQSSDNINFLKVQWSSRQLPTLKPILADIEYLQDQHLLLTVKSMDGYESYGECVVALKSMIGSTAQQFLTFLSHRGEETGNIRGSMKVRVPTERLGTRERLYEWISIDKDEAGAKSKAPSVSRGSQEPRSGSRKPASTEASCPLSKLFEEPEKPPPTGRPPAPPRAPREEPLTPRLKPEGAPEPEGVAPPPPKNSFNNPAYYVLEGVPHQLLPPEPPSPARAPVPPATKNKVAITVPAPQLGRHQPPRVGEGSSSDEESGGTLPPPDFPPPPLPDSAIFLPPSLDPLPGPMVRGRSGGEARGPPPPKAHPRPPLPPSPSPTSTFLGEVAGGDDRSCSVLQMAKTLSEVDYAPAGPGRSALLPSPLELQPPRGLPSDYGRPLSFPPPRIRESIQEDLAEE